ACAGCTACCTCAGGATCCCGCAGATCATCGCCGCGGCGGAGATCACCGGTGCCGACGCGATCCACCCTGGTTACGGCTTCCTCTCCGAGCGCGCCGAGTTCGCCGAGATCGTCACCGCGTCGAACATCACGTTCATCGGCCCCACAGCGGACCAGATCCGCCAGATGGGGGACAAGGCGCAGGCGCGCAAGCTAGCCCAGGAGGCCGGCGTGCCCACGGTGCCGGGCTCGCCGGGTCTGGTCGCCGACGGGGACGAAGCGCTCGGCTTGGCGCGCGGCATAGGGTTCCCCGTGATCATCAAGGCGGCGGCGGGCGGGGGCGGGAAGGGGATGCGCGTGGCGCAGAACGAGGAGGATTTCGGCCGGCACTTCCAGCTGGCGCGAAGCGAGGCGCTGGCCTCGTTCTCGAATGACGCCGTTTACATCGAGAAGTACCTGGCGCGGCCGCGACACGTCGAGATCCAGGTGATGGGCGACCAGCACGGCCGGATCGTCCACCTCAACGAGCGCGACTGCTCGGTCCAGCGTCGGCACCAGAAACTGATCGAGGAAGCGCCGTCGCCGGCGCTGACCCCCGAGACCCGCGCGGCCATGGGCGCCGCCGCGGTGAAGTTGTCCAGGAGGATCGGCTACGTCGGCGCGGGGACCGTCGAGTTCCTGCTCGACACCGACGGCTCGTTCTACTTCATGGAGATGAATACCCGCATCCAGGTCGAGCACCCGGTCACCGAGATGTGCTCGAGCTGGGACCTGGTGAAGGAGCAGATCCGGGTGGCGGCGGGCGAGAAGGTGGGCATCCCCAGGGGCGGGCTGAAGCTCCGCGGGCACGCGATTGAGTGCCGGGTCAACGCCGAGGACCCCGCCCGCAACTTCCAGCCTTGCCCGGGGCTCGTGACGACCTTCCATCCGCCCGGCGGCCCCGGCGTGCGCGTGGACACGCACCTGTATGCCGGCTACACGGTGCCGCCTTACTACGACTCGCTCATCGCCAAGGTCATCGTCCATGGGAACGACCGGGCCGAGGCGCTGGCGCGCATGCACCAGGCGCTCGACGGGTTCATCATCGAGGGCGTGAAGACGACGATCCCGTTCCTCGGCCGGGTGCTGATGCACCCGGATTTCCAGCGGGGCGACGTGGACACGAAGTTCCTGGAGCGCGAGAGCCAGCTCATGCAGGAGCCGGCTTGAAGATCGACGTTTTCTTCACCCCGGCGGGTCTCAGCCCGTCCGACGTCGCGGGCCGCAGCGTCGTGGTGCTCGACATCCTGCGCGCGTCCACGACGATCACGTTCGCGCTGGCGGCCGGCGCCAAGGCGGTGCTCCCCGCGGCCTCCACCGAGGAGGCGCTGCGCATCGCGCAGAACCTGGAGCGCGACGACATGCTGCTGGCGGGCGAGCGCCGGTCGGTGCGCATCCCCGGCTTCGCCCTCGGCAATTCGCCGCTCGAATTCACCCCCGAGGCGGTGCGCGGCAAGACGATCGTCATGACGACGACCAACGGGACGCAGGCCCTGATCGCCGCCCAGGGGGCGCGTGAGATCATCGTGGGGGCCGCCGTCAACTTCGCGCTGGTCGTGCAGCGGGCGCGCGCCGCGCTCGAGCAGCACGGGGACTTGGCGATCCTTTGTGCCGGCCGCGAACGTCAATTCGCATTGGAGGACGTCTTCGCCGCGGGCCGGCTCGCCAAGGTGCTGCTGCCCGAGGGCGGCCTACGCCGGGTCGAAGTGAACGACGGCGCGCTGGCGTCGCTGGAGATCGCGCGTCACTTCGGGGAGCGCTGGCTCCGAGCGCTGAGGGCGAGCACCCATGGCCGCGAGCTCGCGGGGCTGGGATTCCGCGACGACGTCAAGGCCTGCGCCGAGGAGAACACCCACCCGGTGCTTCCGCTCTACGCGGACCGGAGGATCACCGCCCATCGACCCCCGAACGAAGGATGACCTGTGGGCCATCGCGGCCCTGCTCGCGGGCGCGTTCCTAGCGCTCGCGACGCTCCCGGCGCCAGTCTCGGTAACCGGCCCCGCGGGCGCCGCCTTGGGCGGCGCGCTCCGCGAGTGGTTTGGCATCGGCGCCGCCGCGTTCCCACTCATACCTCTGTTCTGGGCCGTCGCCCTGTTCGGCCACTTCGAGCGGTCCTTGGGCCGGCGCGTCACCATCCTCCTGGCCGGTCTCGCGTTCACCGCCCCGTTCGCCGCGGGCGCGATCTACCAGTACACCGACCCGGCGGCGCGGGCCCTGCTCGAAGCGGGACAGCCGCCGGAGCATT
This DNA window, taken from Gemmatimonadales bacterium, encodes the following:
- the accC gene encoding acetyl-CoA carboxylase biotin carboxylase subunit codes for the protein MFKKVLIANRGEIAVRVIRACRELGIATVAVYSEADRESLHVRFADDDVCIGPPPARDSYLRIPQIIAAAEITGADAIHPGYGFLSERAEFAEIVTASNITFIGPTADQIRQMGDKAQARKLAQEAGVPTVPGSPGLVADGDEALGLARGIGFPVIIKAAAGGGGKGMRVAQNEEDFGRHFQLARSEALASFSNDAVYIEKYLARPRHVEIQVMGDQHGRIVHLNERDCSVQRRHQKLIEEAPSPALTPETRAAMGAAAVKLSRRIGYVGAGTVEFLLDTDGSFYFMEMNTRIQVEHPVTEMCSSWDLVKEQIRVAAGEKVGIPRGGLKLRGHAIECRVNAEDPARNFQPCPGLVTTFHPPGGPGVRVDTHLYAGYTVPPYYDSLIAKVIVHGNDRAEALARMHQALDGFIIEGVKTTIPFLGRVLMHPDFQRGDVDTKFLERESQLMQEPA
- a CDS encoding 2-phosphosulfolactate phosphatase, whose translation is MKIDVFFTPAGLSPSDVAGRSVVVLDILRASTTITFALAAGAKAVLPAASTEEALRIAQNLERDDMLLAGERRSVRIPGFALGNSPLEFTPEAVRGKTIVMTTTNGTQALIAAQGAREIIVGAAVNFALVVQRARAALEQHGDLAILCAGRERQFALEDVFAAGRLAKVLLPEGGLRRVEVNDGALASLEIARHFGERWLRALRASTHGRELAGLGFRDDVKACAEENTHPVLPLYADRRITAHRPPNEG